The window AGCAGATTTTTATCTTTGGTTGCAACTCAAGATGTGTATTTAGGTCTTTTTAAACGTTATGCTGATGGTAAATTTATCGTTAAATATCAAGATTTTACTCAAGATAAAAGCTTTATTGAGGTAGAAAAAATAAGAAAAATCGCTAATGAGCATTTTATAGATGGAAATTTTGGCGTAGATGCAATGTATTGGTTTGGTGTCATAACTGATAAGATTAGCTTGTTAAGAGTCCTTGAAGATGAGCTTTCTTCGGATTTGATTACTAAAATCGAGCAGATTGAAAATTCGCATTTTTTTAGTTTTGTTTTTGTGCTTGCTAGCCTTGTTGTTGTGATTTTGCTGACTTTATGTATAGGGCATTTTTTCATTCATGATATTACGCATAGGATTAAGGCTTTAAGGGATTATTTTATCCGCCTTAAAGATACTAAAAACCTCAGCGAGACAAATATTTTGAATAAGTATGGCAATGATGAACTTGGCGTTACTTCCAGAGCTATGGCTGAGTTTTTGGGTGTATTAAAAGAGCTTTTCATCGATCTGAATAAACAAAGCAAATTCAACCTTGACACTTCTAAAAATCTTTTGCTTAACGCTAGTAAAGCTTTAGAAAGCACTAAAGAAGGTTTTAAGCTTTCTAATTTTTCTGAAAATATAAGCAAAGATGTGGAAAAAGAACTTGAAGACAATACCTTAAAAACAAATGCAACGCTTGAAGATATGCTTAGCGCTCAAAGTGATTTGGAGCAAAGTGTTGTAAGAATCGCTGAATTTACAGGTAGCGTGCAAGAAAATGCAAAGGCTCAAGAAGAGCTTGCTAATAATGTGTATTTGCTTAATGATGAAGCTCAAAATATCAAAAGCATACTCACAACCATAGCTGTAATCGCCGAGCAAACCAATCTTTTAGCTTTAAATGCTGCTATAGAAGCAGCTAGAGCCGGTGAATACGGACGAGGTTTTGCTGTGGTGGCTGATGAGGTAAGAAAATTAGCTGAAAGGACGCAAAGCTCGCTTGCGCAGATTAATGTTACGATCAATACTATCATTCAATCCATCGATCAAGTCAGCTCACAAATCACAAATAATGCCAAAAAATTCTTTAGCATCGCTGATCGTTCCCAAGAAATCGAGAGTTTTATAGAAGAAAGTAGCAACAAAATCAAAGCTGTAAGTTCAATCGCAGAGGAAAGCTTAAGCAGTGCTAAAAAACTCAGTCTTGATACGCAAGCCTTGCTTGAAAACAACAAAACCCTTAATCATAACTTACAAATCATCGATGAAGAGATGAATACCATATCTTCAAGCTCAAAAGACCTTGATCAAAAAGCCCTTGAAATAGAAAACAAAATCCACGAATTCAAGCTTTAAACACAAAAAGCTTGAAAATAGGCTTTTTAAAAAAAGTTAAAAATCTTTATAAAGCTGTGTTTGATAAGATAAAATTCAAAAACACAGCTTCTTATCGCCTCAAGAAGGAAAAAATCGCTAAAAAAAGTAATTTGTTTTTTACATCAGTTTTAAAATTTTCATTCTTGTTTGTGTTTGTTATCTTACTTATAATGAAAGTATAAAAATTTAATATATCTTGATAAAAGAACTTGATAAAAAATTATACAAAAAAGTAAGGCTCAATTAAAGCCTTACTTTGAGTTTTTAAAGATTTACAGCACTAAGAGTTTGGTATTTATTCATATAAATTTGAGCTTCTATTTTTCTCATCGTATCAAGAGCAACTTGAACAACGATAAGCACAGAAGTGCCACCAAAATAAAATGGCACGCCCAAAAACTTCACCAAAAGCCAAGGTAAGGTTGTAATCAAGCCAAGATAAATTGAGCCTGAAAGCGTAAGCCTTGAAGCGACTTCATTTAAGTAGTTTGAAGTGCCCTCACCCGGTCTAATCCCCGGTATAAAGCCACCTTGTTTTTTGAGATTTTCCGCTATATCCTTAGCATTAAAAACTATGCTTGCATAAAAATACGCAAAGAAAATCACAAACAAGAAAGTAAGCAGATGAAACAAATAACCTTGAGGATTAAGATAATCATTAAGTATTCTTATGTATTCATTTGTGCTAGCTTGCAAAATAGTTGCTGGAAAAGTCAAAATCGCCCCAGCAAAAATAGGCGGTATAACCCCACTTAAATTCACTTTAATAGGGATATAATTCATAATGCGTTTATTTTGATTTTGCATAACTACTTTTCTTGAGTAAGAAATAGGTATGCGTCTTTCTCCAAGTTCAACATAAATGATCGCCCAAATGGTAAGCAAAATGATAGCAAGTATAGCCACTGCCACAAGTATATTCATCTCGCCTGTATTGATTAATCCTACTGAACTGCTAATAGCTGAAGGTATGCTTGAAACTATACCAGCAAAGATGATGAGTGAAATTCCATTTCCCACGCCTCTTTGAGTGATTTGCTCGCCAAGCCACATTAAAAGCATAGTTCCAGCTAGCATAGAAACAGCTGAAAGTGCGATGAAGGTATTTAAATCCTCGATCATAATCGCGCTTTTACCACCTGTGCCACTTAGGCTTTGAAGCCCTATACTTACGCCTATGCTTTGCACTAAGGTTATAGCTATGGTTGCGTAGCGTATGATTTGCATGTATTTTTGCATACCATCGCGTTCTTTTTTCATCTTGCCTATATTAGGAAAAGTAGCTGCTAAAAGCTCCATGATAATAGAAGCTGTAATGTAAGGCATAATGCCAAGCGAGATGATAGAAAATCGTTCAGCTGCCCCACCGCTAAACATATTAAAAAGCCCAAGTGCATTTTGGCTGTTTTGGTTAAAAAACTCAGCAATCACTTCTGCATTTACCCCCGGAACTGGCACAAAGGCTAGAACGCGGTAGGCAAATAAAAAAGCAAGTGTGATGAGAATTTTATTGATTAAACTTTTACTCATTCTTTGCTTCCGCTTACGCTGATTTTTTCATCTTTGATTTTGCTTGCAAGAGCCTTGGCTGATTTACCGATGAGTTTGATCTTTTCAACTGACTTTGCAAATTTATGCACGCTTTTAATGCTCTCAAAGCTGATTTCACTAAGCTCTGCAACAGCTTTTACCTTTTCAACATTAATCACATAAGGTTTTTGTATCTTTGAAGTAAAACCTACCTTTGGCAAACGTCTTTGTAAAGGTTGTTGTCCGCCTTCAAAGCCTCTTTTTTCATTATAACCTTTTCTTGCAGTTTGTCCTTTACCACCTTTGGTTGCTGTTTTTCCGTGTCCGCTACCTTGTCCGCGTCCTATTCTTTTGATCTTTCGTGTCGATCCGTCTGCTTTTGTTAAATTCATCTCTTATCCTTTAAGCATAGTAAGCGCTTTAATCGTTGCACGAACGACATTGGCTGAATTGTTTGATCCTAAGGACTTAGTTAAGATGTCCTTAATGCCTGCTAGTTCAACTATAGGACGCGTTGAGCCACCTGCGATAACACCTGTTCCTTCACTGGCTGGCTTGAGTAAAATTCTACTTGAATTATATTTTACTTCCACATCATGAGCTATAGTTGAACCTTTGGTTTTGACTTCAACTATATTTTTAAACGCATCATCAACCCCTTTGCGAATCGCATCTGGAACTTCTTTTGCCTTACCATAACCAACGCCTACAAGTCCTTTTTTATTGCCAACAACTACAAGAGCAGTAAAGCGGAAGCGACGTCCGCCTTTAACGACTTTGGTTACTCTGCCTATATCAACGATGATTTCTTCGAATTCTTCTTTATTATACTTTTGCATTTACTCTCCCTTATAGCTTTATGCCATTTTCTCTTAAGGCATTTGCTAGTTCAGCGATAACGCCGTGATACACAAAGCCATTTCTATCAAATACACCATTTTCAAGCTTTTTAGCCTTTAAAGCCTTTGCAAATTCAGCCCCTACTTTTTTAGCGCCTTCTTTGTTAGCTTTTACCCCAAGTTTGCGTCCATCAACAGCAGCTAAAGTTACAGCCTTAACATCATCAATAGCTTGCACATATAAGGTGCGATTTGATTTAAATACTGAAATTCTAGGCAAAGTCTGTGTGCCTGAAATTTTAGCTCTAATGCGTTTTTTTCTTTTGATTCTAAGACTTAATTTTCTTTTTAATACATTTGCTCTCATCTTAGTCCCTTATTTCTTAGAAGTTTTTCCGGCTTTGCGGATTATGCGTTCATCAGCATATTTTACACCCTTACCTTTGTAAGGCTCTGGCGGTCTAAACTCACGAATTTGAGCAGCAACTTGTCCTACGACTTGTTTGTCGCTTCCTTTGATGATGATATTATTTTTATCAACAGTGATTTCAATACCTTCTGGTATAGCATAGTTGATAGGGTGAGAAAAACCAAGTGCGAGTTCAAGCACCTTGCCTTTCAAGGCTGCTTTATAACCAACGCCGTTGATTTCTAGGGTTTTGCTAAAGCCCTCATTTAAGCCTATAACGACATTATTTGCTAAGGCTCTATAAGTTCCCCAATACGCCCTGCTTTGTCTATCTTCGCCCTTTGGAGCAAAAACTATGGTATTATCTTTAAGCTCGACAAGCACATTTGCTTTTGTATCAAGCTCTTTACTTAAATTTCCTTTTTTAAACTTAAGTATATTTCCCTCAAGTTTTACTTCCACTCCGTTTGGAATGGTGATTGGTTGTTTGCCTATACGAGACATATTTTTTTCCTTTTATTTGTCTAAGGTAAGAAACTTACCAAATGCCATAAAAGCTAAGCGAGTTTTTCACCAAATGGTGCATAAAACCTCGCCACCTACGCCGATTTTATAAGCTTCATCATTAGCTAAAACGCCTTTGCTTGTGCTTACAACTATGGTTCCATATCCATTTTTAAAACGTTTGATCTCATCTTTGCCCTTATACACACGACGACCAGGCTTTGAAACCCTTTTGATCTCATTGATCACGCTTGAGCCTCTTTCATCGTATTTAAGCACAACTGAGATGAATTTTTTCTTATCTTCTTCAATAACGCTAAAACTTTCTATATAACCCTTTGCTTGAAAAATTCCCACCAAGGCTTCAATCACCTTTGAGTGAAGTAATTTAGTGCTTTCAAGCTTTCTCATGCCTGCATTTCTGATACGAGTGAGTGAATCTGAAATTATATCATTGATCATTATTTGTCCTTACCAACTTGATTTTTTAAGTCCGGGAATCAAACCTTCATTTGCCATTTTTCTAAGGCAAACTCTACAAATTCCAAAGTCTCTATATACTGAATGCGGACGCCCACAAATTTGACATCTTGTATAAGCTCTTACGCTAAATTTTGCTTTTCTAGCCGCTTTTGCTATCATTGATTTTTTAGCCATTTACTCTCCCTTTTGCGAAAGGCACACCAAACAATTCTAAAAGCTTTTGCGCCTCAATATCTTTTTGTGCTGTTGTAACTATGCTAATATTCATGCCGTGTGTGCGTAGGATTTTATCATACTCTACTTCTGGGAACATAAGCTGTTCATCAAGCCCAAAATTATAATTTCCCCTTCCATCAAAGCCATCTCTACTTAAGCCTCTAAAGTCTTTTACTCTAGGTAAAGCTATAGAGATGAGTTTGTCTAAAAAGGCAAACATATTGTCTTTTCTTAAAGTTACCATAACGCCTACTGGGAAGCCTTCGCGCACCTTAAAACCAGCCACTGATTTTCTTGCTTTAGTAATCAAAGCTTTTTGTCCAGCGATCAAAGAGATGGTATCAGCGATATTTTGCAAAACCTTTTGATCCTTTGCTAATTCGCCAGCGCCTACGCTAATAACGATTTTTTCAAGGGCTGGGATAAGCATAGGGTTTTTAATGTCAAATTCTTTTACTAAGGCTGGCTTAATTTGTTCTTTATATCTATCTTTAAGTCTCATTTTAAACCTTTGCTACATTAGAAATATGTATTGGCATTTCTTTGTTGATAAAGCCACCATTTGGGATTTTATCACTTGGTTTTACAGCTTTTTTAGCAAGCTTACAACCCTCAACCAAAACTTGATTTTTCTTAGGATATACAGCTAAAACTTTGCCTGTTTTACCCTTATCATCACCAGCAATGATCTTAACTTCATCGTTTTTCTTAATCTTAAGCTTC is drawn from Campylobacter sp. MIT 12-8780 and contains these coding sequences:
- the secY gene encoding preprotein translocase subunit SecY, with protein sequence MSKSLINKILITLAFLFAYRVLAFVPVPGVNAEVIAEFFNQNSQNALGLFNMFSGGAAERFSIISLGIMPYITASIIMELLAATFPNIGKMKKERDGMQKYMQIIRYATIAITLVQSIGVSIGLQSLSGTGGKSAIMIEDLNTFIALSAVSMLAGTMLLMWLGEQITQRGVGNGISLIIFAGIVSSIPSAISSSVGLINTGEMNILVAVAILAIILLTIWAIIYVELGERRIPISYSRKVVMQNQNKRIMNYIPIKVNLSGVIPPIFAGAILTFPATILQASTNEYIRILNDYLNPQGYLFHLLTFLFVIFFAYFYASIVFNAKDIAENLKKQGGFIPGIRPGEGTSNYLNEVASRLTLSGSIYLGLITTLPWLLVKFLGVPFYFGGTSVLIVVQVALDTMRKIEAQIYMNKYQTLSAVNL
- the rplO gene encoding 50S ribosomal protein L15, with translation MNLTKADGSTRKIKRIGRGQGSGHGKTATKGGKGQTARKGYNEKRGFEGGQQPLQRRLPKVGFTSKIQKPYVINVEKVKAVAELSEISFESIKSVHKFAKSVEKIKLIGKSAKALASKIKDEKISVSGSKE
- the rpsE gene encoding 30S ribosomal protein S5; translation: MQKYNKEEFEEIIVDIGRVTKVVKGGRRFRFTALVVVGNKKGLVGVGYGKAKEVPDAIRKGVDDAFKNIVEVKTKGSTIAHDVEVKYNSSRILLKPASEGTGVIAGGSTRPIVELAGIKDILTKSLGSNNSANVVRATIKALTMLKG
- the rplR gene encoding 50S ribosomal protein L18 — translated: MRANVLKRKLSLRIKRKKRIRAKISGTQTLPRISVFKSNRTLYVQAIDDVKAVTLAAVDGRKLGVKANKEGAKKVGAEFAKALKAKKLENGVFDRNGFVYHGVIAELANALRENGIKL
- the rplF gene encoding 50S ribosomal protein L6 — protein: MSRIGKQPITIPNGVEVKLEGNILKFKKGNLSKELDTKANVLVELKDNTIVFAPKGEDRQSRAYWGTYRALANNVVIGLNEGFSKTLEINGVGYKAALKGKVLELALGFSHPINYAIPEGIEITVDKNNIIIKGSDKQVVGQVAAQIREFRPPEPYKGKGVKYADERIIRKAGKTSKK
- the rpsH gene encoding 30S ribosomal protein S8 → MINDIISDSLTRIRNAGMRKLESTKLLHSKVIEALVGIFQAKGYIESFSVIEEDKKKFISVVLKYDERGSSVINEIKRVSKPGRRVYKGKDEIKRFKNGYGTIVVSTSKGVLANDEAYKIGVGGEVLCTIW
- a CDS encoding type Z 30S ribosomal protein S14, which codes for MAKKSMIAKAARKAKFSVRAYTRCQICGRPHSVYRDFGICRVCLRKMANEGLIPGLKKSSW
- the rplE gene encoding 50S ribosomal protein L5, whose product is MRLKDRYKEQIKPALVKEFDIKNPMLIPALEKIVISVGAGELAKDQKVLQNIADTISLIAGQKALITKARKSVAGFKVREGFPVGVMVTLRKDNMFAFLDKLISIALPRVKDFRGLSRDGFDGRGNYNFGLDEQLMFPEVEYDKILRTHGMNISIVTTAQKDIEAQKLLELFGVPFAKGRVNG
- the rplX gene encoding 50S ribosomal protein L24 gives rise to the protein MKLKIKKNDEVKIIAGDDKGKTGKVLAVYPKKNQVLVEGCKLAKKAVKPSDKIPNGGFINKEMPIHISNVAKV